From Cucumis melo cultivar AY chromosome 3, USDA_Cmelo_AY_1.0, whole genome shotgun sequence:
AACAACCAAAATTAAAGAACTTATAACTATGGCCATTCACACTGCCGCCCCTACGCTCGACCATCTCTACCATTTTTTGTTACAAACCTAAAAGTGGTCTTCCTCGTTTATCTCCATGCTTTTCTCCGTAACATCTTCAGTGGTCAACTAATCGTAAGCCATCGAGCCCCAAAATTACTGTCAGCCATTGACAGACAACATCCATCTCCTCAGGAATGGTGTAATGTCCCAGCCTGTTGCCAAGATCCCATCTTTTTGTTACTTGTTATCAAACATACAAAACGAGAAGCACTAGAAACCAAGATACTAACATACCCGTTATAGGCTTTAAATGTTAGATTTCTAAATCCAGCTGAACTTAAAGTATGTGCAGATTTCTCGCCATGTTTGTAAGCAACGACATCATCACCTGTAACCAACAGCATGTAATGTGAAATTGATTCTCATGGTAATTAAGTGTACCTTGAACAAAGTTCACTTGATATAGGACATTTCAACCCAGCAGCAGTTCAAACTTGACTGGAATGTACTTAATAAAGCAAAACTTAAGCATGGGCGTTTGGAAAGACAGGTAACGTTGATCTGATGGGTTAGAGCTACTTTTGGTCGATGTCTTGCACCCATCATTTCCAATCTCAAAAATCATTCTCTTAAACACTTTTGAGTTAAGTCACTGAAATGTCGAGATTCCTAAGGCTAAATGACTTGCATAAACTAAAGGCTTTAAACCAGAGTCCAGAAGCCTAAATGTTTTTTGGAATAATGGCTGTGCAGCCTGAAAGACGAGAAGCTAAATAAATTGGTTTGCTGCTACGTCCATAAGCAGTCAGTAGAATTAAGGGAACTAAGAGAAATCATTTTTCTCACAAGAACAGTGATGAAAAGTATTGCAGACAAATCAGTGATAAATTACAACATATAAAAATGAATGGAGCAGCAGAAAGTGGGATGTGGTGCTTAGTCGGCGTCCATTGTGGGTAACTATCTTTCTATCAACATACAAAAAAGAATATAAGTACCTGAACCATGACAGAGTAAAATGGGCAGAGAGGCAGCCCGCATTGCAGCTTCATGTGACACACCAATCTGGTTCCTCAAAGATCTACAACAAAAAGCAtttgatgaaaaaaaataaGTGTACTTAACAATAAATACCACCTATGTAGGCTTTCTAATGCCTGACTGTGTGTTTCTGCCTCTTTATAGTTCAAATAACAAAAGTAAAACCTTGAACAAGGAAGCCAGCCGCTGAGCCCAACAACTGCACTAAGGTTAATGGGGTATAGGTTTCCATTTCCATATTGCCCAAGAATACGGCATGATGCAGAGTAAATTGCAGTTGCAGCACCCATACTGAAGCCTCCAATACCAAGTTTAACTGTTGAAGCATAGTAGAATTAATTAAAACtggagaaaaagggaaaaaaaaaaaaaggaaaaaaacggCCCAACTACATCTTAACAAGTGAGAAAAGGAATTCTTGGATTGTGAGGGTGACAATGGAGAGTTACAGAATGTCCTCCAGGTATCTTAAATCAGATAAAGTGAGAAGAAAACAAATTTGTACATCAAACACCAAGTATCAGCTGCAAAAATGATATGAGACCGTAGATGAAATCTATACCCACCTACATACAATTCATAAATCATAATTGAGCTTCATTTCGAAACCATATAAGAACTGCCGGTTTGACTCCTTGACAGAACAATATTGGGTAATCTAATAAGATATTCCATCTCCCTCATGTTTTGACCAACCAGGGGAGCATCATACTGATGATCAAGTTAAATAATGACTATAATAGTTCCCTATACACGATAAAGTTGAAAACTAAAGACTCTAATTATTGTTATCGTTTTAGATCTTTGTGATGTTCAGACTAGAGTACCCACACCTCAACTAATCATAGGACAACCAATTTACCCTACTTACCACAAATCTATTATCCTAAGCAGGTAACCACGTAAGGTTTGAACTCATTCTTCCAAAGTTTTTACTTTGTCCACTTGCCCTATTGACAATTAGGTCAACGTGCAGGGTGGTTAAACGAATAGCTGACTTATTATAGTAACTGTAGAATAGTTGCATAAGTTAAGTAACAAACAGCAGCTCAgctgggggggggggggggggggggggggggttggtGATGATACGATGAGGGGAAGATGTGTTAAGTATCAGCAGTTTCAACTGGTAAGTACATGATAGTTGAGTTGATGGTTAAAATGCTTTTCAAGAAGAAACATACTATCACCAGGTTCTGTAGACAAAAGATTAGCAACATGTGATGCTGCAGCATCCAAGCCTTCTAAATCATCAGGAGAATCTTCTGAAATATCTCCCACATCAAACCCTGATACGAAACAGGGGAGGTCCTCATAATGTTAAAAATTTGAGTAGAACTAATTCCAGgtacaaatatatttttctcATTTACACTAAAAACTAAGGAGATATTTGGCTCccaaatttaataattttgtctATGAGATTTGGGTAGTTTATTTCTCAATTGCACAAAATAATTTCAAGTTAATCTAGATTTGAATAATTTCTGTTTGATACAAGTTCTCTAATTTGTAAACACAGAACATTAGCACATAGAAGGAAGGTGATTTTCATCAACTTGAGTTTATATAATAAGAGTTTAAATTCCTTGTGAGATTAAAAAATTCCTAGCATAGGGCAAACAAATCAACTTGCCAACAGAATGACTTATTAACCTTAAGTTCTTTAAACCTAACCTGTGGGCCAAACACCCTTTAACCCATTATATAATATTGATTTATGTACCTTGtgagattaaaaaaattcatagcCTGGAGTTAAAAATCAACTTACCAGACATAAGACACTTATTCAACTTGAGTCAGGCTTCAAGTCTATCTCGAGAGCCTGACACCCCCTAATAACTACGTTTTGTTAAGTCCAGGATTTTTTCAACTAGAGCAGTAATTAGAAATTTCAAGATGAATATCTTACAAGCAGTGCAAGGAAATCCACCAAATAATGCCACGGGTCGAGTAGGAGCAGTAGGACAAATCCACTTAATCTGCAACCGAGTTTGTAATTTACTTTGTTAGTTGATCATATTAAACAACACTTAAAACTTTATCGATCAAGTTTACTACAAGTTTACATGCTGGAACATAGTGAAACTAGGATTTAAATTTTCTTTAGAACGAAAAGTATAGGTTCATGTACAAGTAGCCTTACGTTTGGTAGAGGAAGAGTTTCCAAGAGCTGAGACCAactgaaaagtttaaaaataattcaataataaattagaTGTCCTCATTACGCCATAACTTCCATCATTCCAACGACATACAAATGCTTATGCCGCTAAGCTTTCTAAAATTCAataacaacaattttaaaagGATTTGTCAAGTTTGCAGATTACGgatgaaagaatacaaaaacAACCTCCAAACAGATTCACAAACATTTGGAACTGGGACCACACTCTTGTTGGTTACCCAATAATGAAGAAACCAGCCCTCCTTTCATGATGTAAATGTTTGATATTGGTTAGACtcataaattataataatgatcattattttatattgaatttTGGTTTTTCTAATTCTCAAGGACAAAAAACATGATGTGGTCCCCATTCATCAATTTGTCATATAGAGGCAAAATCTCAATATAGCTTAGAATCAAAGATATGACATAAAATGCCAACTAGCAATATTTTTTTAAGCAATGTACCATTGCCTTCCCCCATAAAAAAAACCAGAATAAGAATCTCTAGTAAAGGCATATACAATTTGTCAAACTTTCTATATATGAACATACACAAGAAGAAAGGACAAGACACTGACATTCTCTCACTCAGCCACTTCTTTCCTTTTGGCATGGAAGACAAAAAGAAAGTCTTCTACTCAGATATAATCCACTAATTAGAATGGAAAGTTTGAAACTTGCATGTAATGTACCATAGAGTTCAAAGTGAGTGTTTCATACTCAATCAGTACCCCAAAGTTTCTTCTTAACCTCATTCAAAGTAAGTCAACCAAAAATTAGCAAAATAACTCTAATAAGCTGCCCAAATAGGGAGGAGAACATAAAGAAGACAAGTCATTAGTACCTTGATCCCTTATCACCTAGGCCATGTAACCAAACAATAGTTGCCTGATGCTTCCCTTTAGGCCTGACCACATGGGTCCTCCCAAACTCAAAGGTCATCCTGCCAGTTCTACTACCTGACATAGTGGAGCAAAAAGTTGAGGGGGAAAAACCCAGATGCATAAATGAAAGCTAAGCCATTTGTTCTTAAGGACGgtaaaccaataaaataaaatgaacaGAAAATGAACAAACCAGAGCCCACAGTAGAGCTGTTATAGCTCATTGTTTTTCCACAAAAAAATGTTGGAAGCAAAGCAACACAGGCCACAAGTTAGACGTTGGAATTAGTTCCTGCAATGAAGAGATTTAGAATTGACCAACTGTATTTATATGCATTTGGGAAGGGAGAAATGGAACTAAAACCCATCAATTTTACATTAGCTACTCAAGTAACACAGtcctaaaatactaaaaaaaaagtgaaaggGCATCTCAAAAAAGGAGAGATAAAAGGGTGGGTGGGGGGAAGAAAAAGGTAAGAGCTCTTTATGGGCAAAAAAGAATCCACAAGAGATTAAAGCATCGATACAGAAAACGAAGGAGCTGAGCTGACGCAGCTCTTCAGTTTATAAATGCCACAGAGGGAGCAACAAAAAGAGGGATTGCGAGGGCAAGAGAGCGAGAGGAAAAGAATCTATGCCTTGAATGCAGGACAAGCCACAAGGGTAAAGCATTTCAACTACAGCAACACAAGAATATAGCAACTAATGAAAATTTTCAACCAAAAGgacaaaaaacaaagaaaaaagaaaagggtatACAATACAATACAACACAATACAATAAATAAAGAATGAAAAGACACCCATCAAATTACAGACCCAAAAGTTGAATGTTCAGCTAAGCATTGATGAAAAGAAGAATTAGTAGGAAAGATCTGAAATACAAtggatttgtttaagttttatttcaaaatatgaATGTGAAGAAGAGAAAGTGAAGAGGGTTTTAAGGTATTTTATATACCAATTTAGGGGTTCAAGTGTTTAACAAACAAAAAGCATAAGTGCTTTTTCTAGTTTCACTCTCTTTTGTAAAAAGCTATTTCCTTTCGTCTTCCCTTCACACTGCTttctcttccttcttcttcttcttcttctctctttcttttcttttttctcttttacttttctttttctgatgTTTTGTTCATATTTACTTCAAATGGCCGAAGGAACCAATGTGGCCCAGAAAGTCCAGAAACAACGGCTACTCTCTTACAATAGGTTCCCTCAGTAATTACTTATTCGCACTCCCTCCATTTTCACTCTACTATTTTACTTAGCTTGGTTTTTAGTGAAGGGCATGCAtgaaatttataatttcattaccctttTATTGTCATTTTCTAGTACAATATTTACGCCTCTCAACACACCACATATCAATTATCTAAACTAATACTTAATTTGATTCTTTATActttaaataaataatgataaatgTTTTCTTAACCTTCAAAATTTTGTAAAAGTGGCATTTTCATTACGTATGGAATTATATTCTTTAGAAAAGTGAATTATAAAATTAAGTCAATATCCATTgagtttttaaattaatttaggaATGTTATATGGTTGTatgtttataaaataaattaacctTATGTGTAGTGCCATGGTTGTATGGATGACAATTATCATCAACTTTAAGAAGAATAGTTGTTAAAAAGGAAAACCACTCAACCTTAAAAGAAATAACCGATGtctttttttagtacaattgTAGGAATTATGTATTTGACCTTAAAAACGAATGTTATATTAATGTCATTGTGTCTAGCTCACTTTAATAAACAATAAATGAGTTGATAAGGTAAGAATAtaattaaaaacttaaaaaaaaaagtatacaaGTTTGCTcaaatatatactttttaaaattaaaaaaaaaaaaaaagctaaactAACTACATCGAAAAATATAATAGACATTCTAAGAAAGAAGAACAAATTTTGAGTTAAATGTAGAATTACatttaattagaaaaatttaTATAGTAGCCTTCACTCTCACATAATAACCATCAAGTTTCAACCTTTTCTTTCTCTAAATCTTCTAAAAATTTCTAGATCAATAATTACGTGTTTGGAATGTAAATATCCAgtgagaggaaaaagaaaaagcattTTGTAAAGTACTTTTTCAATCATGTAATGATGTTTTCATGAATATGGTTTAgatttttgagatttttttttcttcaaaagaaaatGTAATGATTCAAAACATATGATTTTTTGTCACCTTCCAAATCTCTGGGCCTTAGTTTAGAAATTAGATGAGTGAAGTGAGTGTTTAGTTGCATACTCTTTTTAGGTGAAATATAATGTAATAATTATCATTAATATTGTATTTGTAAGAAttggttttaaattttaaatttagttattacaaatcaattaataaaaacattattttcttgaaaatttttattttatattaaactTGTAAAAAGGGAAACTTCTATCATTATTGAAGGAAgaacataaaatttattataaactAACTCTAAAGTttgaaaaactattttaaattacaaagttttaaaaacatttataaatatgATCAAAGTATTACGATGTATACGTCATCtatatcaataataaaattcttaaaattttagaataaatggacttttatttctttaaaatgtaATTGGGAAGTGGAACGAAATTTAGTGATAAgtatcttttcttttgttgttggAGAAAGAGTTGATGAGGGCAACCTCTTTATGGAATCGATCGTTATTATTGGCCCAAAAGGAAATGAAATTCAACTTTAGAATTAAAATCTTTTGGAAATGAAAAGTGTCATGTTATCAAAAAAAACGTGTCATTTCCTCAATGcatacaataaaattaggttttCCAAATATTACACTATTTTCTAGCACTGTTATTTAAGACTTAAAAGAGGTTctttagaagaaaagaaaaaaaaaactagattTATTTTAACTTTGTATTATAATAGTTAAAAGTTAAAATGCTATTTTGGTACCTTTCTTTCTATTTTACTCATTgtgaatatatttttaaaatttgcaGTGATAATGttaatagattaaaaaaaaaaaaaaaaaaaaaaagttagaaatcAACCCTAAAGAAGCTTTGGACCAtcttaagatttattaaaattttatggGTCAAAATTAaggatattttcaaaaataacaaaatattaaaattatttataaaatatagtaaagttCGTTGAAAGAATCAACGTGTTTTTGCTATATAATCTTTAAATAGTTTcaccttttttattttattttgttatttttaataattttcctaaattttaaatatatatgagCTAAAATAGTATTAAAGAATGGTAGAAATATGACATAATTGGTAGGGTACAACTTTTCATAAAAgatttggtttttcttttggtCCAAGCCAAACGAGTGATAGAATTCTTTGTTATTTCAATTATAATAAGAAGGTGATTTTCTTCGTTATTCAATAGAAGCTATTCACTCCATTAATTACTTTTTGAAGGtatttttttcacttttatttgattattacttttttatataaggtttttataaaaaaaatcatttttttaaagttattcCAAATACACTGTCTTCTTAGTCAAACacattaataattttttaaaaagagcatatattatttatattatgatTAGAACCTCGAAACTTCACCTTGCATTGGTACTAAAATAAATCctaataaaaattttatatattttatttaatctaGATTATAACACGTGTGATGCACGTgaaatttatagttttatctTAGTACAATAAGAAGACGTGCTTGTTTATTTAAACATTATTTATGCATGTTAGATTGTGAAATTTCATATCTATATAGTCTAACTCACACTCTCATACATGAAAATTAGAATACATCGTGTTGATCTAAATAGTTATGTCGAGACCAAGGACGTGACGTCTAATCAAACATATATCCATCGTTTTATTgtaattaaatgttttcatATATATGGTGATTAAATCATGCATGCACACTCATACACGAACAAAACACATTATTTTATACGTAATTACAGCTTCAATCGTAAGAGATATAACGAGGAACAAAATAggaaatatataaaaagatatAGTGAACAAAATAAGATGTAAATTAGTTCACCTCTccctttcatatatatatagcatAATGTTATAATATTTTAAGAAGATATTGAAGTATATATGTATGAgtgtgaaagaaaaaagaaaagttaagaCAAGAtaggaaaatatatatatatataaaaaaaaaaaaaaggttaaaagaaaCTTTAGGAAATGAAATGTGACAAAGAGAGAGATTTTATCCAAAATTTGAAATGGACATATTAATGTGATGCACATTTTATACTATTACTCAATACGCAACACGTATGTAGTaactttcttcatcttcattaTAAACCCCAATGATAAAAGGAATACGAGAAATTGGTCAATTTTAGAATGAAAGCCCTATGCAAGACAGCTAAGAAAAATTTGAGATCTTCTTTGATTTCTTGTATTTGAAAAGATTCTTCTACCTCCAACAATTCTTTTAATCCTCCATTTCAATTCAACGATCTAAAtcatcattctttttctttttcttttcttttttttcccttcaaaCATAAAAGAGTCGCCCACACACAAACCCTCtttaaatgttaaaataatTAAGGGTGAAAATATGTTTTCATGTTTAGTTTATATATTGTTTCTAGATTTATCGAAATGAAGTATATTTAGTTTTTAGATTTCGAGttgatttcaaaatttttcgattttttacGAGTTATTTTAGGAATGAAAATagtaaaacttaattaattataatctttttttttttcactcttGTA
This genomic window contains:
- the LOC103488285 gene encoding uncharacterized protein LOC103488285, producing the protein MSYNSSTVGSGSRTGRMTFEFGRTHVVRPKGKHQATIVWLHGLGDKGSSWSQLLETLPLPNIKWICPTAPTRPVALFGGFPCTAWFDVGDISEDSPDDLEGLDAAASHVANLLSTEPGDIKLGIGGFSMGAATAIYSASCRILGQYGNGNLYPINLSAVVGLSGWLPCSRSLRNQIGVSHEAAMRAASLPILLCHGSGDDVVAYKHGEKSAHTLSSAGFRNLTFKAYNGLGHYTIPEEMDVVCQWLTVILGLDGLRLVDH